Proteins found in one Lycium ferocissimum isolate CSIRO_LF1 chromosome 6, AGI_CSIRO_Lferr_CH_V1, whole genome shotgun sequence genomic segment:
- the LOC132059463 gene encoding photosynthetic NDH subunit of lumenal location 4, chloroplastic codes for MAVCSLHFTSPKLQTLTPKPTFKASLTPFINKKQIFQVGVGILAASIVTSTPLNADATRIEYYATTAEPTCEFNYVRSGLGYCDIAVGSGQEAPYNQLVNIHYTARFADGIVFDSSYKRGRALTMRLGMGKVIKGLDQGILGGEGVPPMLVGGKRKLQIPPHLAYGPEPAGCFSGDCNIPGNATLIYDIKFVELYSGNRKL; via the exons ATGGCAGTCTGTTCATTACACTTTACATCACCTAAACTTCAAACCTTAACACCAAAACCCACTTTCAAGGCTTCTTTAACTCCTTTTATTAACAAGAAGCAAATATTccaagttggtgttggaatttTGGCTGCTTCAATAGTTACTTCAACACCTTTGAATGCTGATGCTACAAGAATTGAATATTATGCTACTACTGCTGAGCCTACTTGTGAGTTTAATTATGTTCGCTCTGGACTTGGGTATTGTGATATTGCTGTTGGGTCTGGTCAAGAAGCTCCATATAATCAGCTTGTTAAT ATTCACTATACTGCGAGGTTTGCGGATGGTATAGTTTTTGACAGCAGCTATAAACGTGGTCGAGCCCTGACAATGCGCCTCGGCATGGGCAAG GTGATCAAGGGATTAGATCAGGGAATCTTGGGAGGTGAAGGGGTACCACCAATGCTAGTTG GTGGAAAACGTAAGCTTCAGATTCCTCCACATTTGGCATATGGACCAGAACCAGCAGGCTGCTTTTCAG GGGACTGCAATATTCCTGGAAATGCAACACTTATATATGACATCAAATTCGTTGAACTCTACTCGGGAAACAGGAAATTGTGA